A genome region from Thalassotalea euphylliae includes the following:
- a CDS encoding thioredoxin family protein → MKYVIATLLMVSILGFSGAVAAQEKSELPLYSKVYDDKRDPFKDAVAAIKLAKASNRNVLIEIGGNWCTWCHKMDAFLEKNPDIYNKLHQEFVILKVNVSDSNENEAFMKGLPPVLGYPHMYVSTAAGKMVLSKDTAELQEDGKYSRENWLSFINEWKPNAEQTKPKA, encoded by the coding sequence ATGAAGTACGTAATTGCCACCTTGTTAATGGTTTCAATTTTAGGTTTTAGTGGCGCAGTCGCAGCACAAGAGAAAAGTGAATTACCGCTTTATAGCAAGGTTTATGACGATAAGCGCGATCCGTTTAAAGATGCGGTGGCGGCTATCAAACTTGCTAAAGCATCGAACCGTAATGTATTAATTGAGATTGGTGGTAACTGGTGTACTTGGTGTCACAAAATGGATGCCTTTTTAGAGAAGAACCCTGACATTTACAACAAACTACATCAAGAGTTTGTGATTTTGAAAGTGAATGTTAGTGACAGCAATGAAAACGAAGCCTTTATGAAAGGGTTACCGCCAGTACTGGGTTATCCTCATATGTATGTGTCGACTGCGGCAGGTAAAATGGTGCTATCAAAAGATACGGCCGAGCTGCAAGAAGATGGTAAATATTCGCGTGAAAACTGGTTATCCTTTATCAATGAATGGAAACCCAATGCCGAACAAACCAAGCCAAAAGCCTAG